Proteins from a genomic interval of Demetria terragena DSM 11295:
- a CDS encoding aspartate aminotransferase family protein, translating into MSTTDTTPKGTPRQDAARDHLWGHFTRHSVYEPESEGGAGGRLPVIVKGEGAYIWDDQGKKYFDALSGLFVVQAGHGREEIAEAAAKQARELAYFPLWSYGHQPAIDLAERLAAYAPGDLNRVFFTTGGGEAVESAWKLAKQYFKLVGKPGKHKVISRAIAYHGTPQGALSITGLPPLKEMFEPLVPGAHKVPNTNIYRAAEDLRDDPKKFGRWAADRIAEAIEFEGPDTVAAVFLEPVQNAGGCFPPPPGYFERVREICDEYDVLLVSDEVICAFGRIGSMFACDDFGYVPDIITCAKGMSSGYAPIGAMIASDRLFEPFRKGTNSYAHGYTFAGHPVSAAVAMANLDIFEREGLNARVHENAPAFRSTLEKLKDLPIVGDVRGEGYFYGIELVKDKDTRETFNEDESERMLRGFLSKALFDAGIYCRADDRGDPVIQLAPPLICGQSEFDEIEQILRGVLTEAQTHV; encoded by the coding sequence ATGAGCACCACGGACACCACACCCAAGGGCACGCCACGACAGGATGCGGCGCGCGATCACCTCTGGGGACACTTCACCCGCCATTCGGTCTACGAACCGGAGAGCGAAGGCGGCGCGGGCGGACGCCTCCCCGTCATCGTCAAAGGCGAGGGTGCCTACATCTGGGATGACCAGGGCAAGAAGTACTTCGACGCCCTGTCTGGACTGTTTGTTGTTCAGGCTGGACACGGCCGCGAGGAAATCGCTGAGGCCGCGGCCAAGCAGGCCCGCGAATTGGCCTACTTCCCGCTGTGGTCCTACGGGCACCAGCCGGCCATCGACCTGGCAGAGCGCCTCGCTGCCTACGCCCCAGGCGACCTCAATCGGGTCTTCTTCACCACCGGTGGCGGAGAGGCAGTCGAATCCGCATGGAAGCTCGCAAAGCAGTACTTCAAACTCGTCGGCAAGCCCGGCAAGCACAAGGTCATCAGCCGCGCGATCGCCTACCACGGCACCCCCCAAGGTGCCCTATCGATCACGGGCCTGCCGCCCCTGAAGGAAATGTTCGAGCCGCTGGTTCCGGGCGCCCACAAGGTCCCCAACACCAACATTTACCGTGCGGCCGAAGACCTCCGTGACGACCCGAAGAAGTTCGGCCGCTGGGCTGCCGATCGCATTGCCGAGGCCATCGAGTTCGAGGGGCCCGACACTGTCGCGGCTGTCTTCCTGGAGCCCGTACAGAACGCAGGCGGTTGCTTCCCGCCGCCTCCCGGCTATTTCGAGCGCGTCCGCGAGATCTGCGATGAGTACGACGTCCTGCTCGTCTCCGACGAGGTCATCTGCGCGTTTGGTCGCATCGGTTCTATGTTTGCCTGCGATGACTTCGGCTATGTCCCAGACATCATCACCTGCGCGAAGGGCATGTCCTCCGGGTATGCCCCCATCGGCGCCATGATCGCCAGCGACCGCCTCTTCGAGCCGTTCCGCAAGGGCACCAACTCCTACGCCCACGGCTACACCTTCGCCGGCCACCCGGTTTCGGCAGCGGTCGCCATGGCCAACCTGGACATCTTTGAACGGGAGGGCCTGAACGCTCGAGTTCACGAGAACGCTCCCGCCTTCCGCAGCACCCTGGAGAAGTTGAAGGACCTCCCGATCGTCGGAGATGTCCGAGGCGAGGGCTACTTCTACGGCATCGAACTGGTGAAAGACAAGGACACTCGCGAGACCTTTAACGAGGACGAGTCCGAGCGCATGCTGCGCGGATTCCTCTCCAAGGCACTCTTTGACGCGGGCATCTACTGCCGTGCCGACGACCGTGGCGACCCCGTCATCCAACTTGCACCGCCACTCATCTGCGGCCAGTCGGAGTTCGATGAGATCGAGCAGATCCTGCGCGGCGTCCTGACCGAGGCCCAGACCCACGTCTAA
- a CDS encoding Lrp/AsnC family transcriptional regulator, producing the protein MVDDIRTSQNSVVLDDTAKAIIRALQHDGRTPYSTIAREVGLSEAAVRQRVQRLLDSDLLQIVAVTDPLQLGFRRQAIVGVVTTGDSQKVAETLEDFEEVDYLVTTTGRFDLLVEIVCTDDDHLLTLLHQRIRAIKGVTHTETFNIMKLNKQRYDWGTR; encoded by the coding sequence GTGGTCGACGATATCCGCACCTCGCAAAACAGTGTTGTCCTTGACGACACCGCAAAAGCGATCATTCGGGCTCTTCAACACGATGGTCGGACGCCGTACTCGACGATCGCCCGCGAAGTCGGCTTGTCCGAGGCAGCGGTCAGGCAGCGCGTGCAGCGCCTCCTGGACTCCGACCTCCTGCAGATCGTTGCCGTCACCGATCCGCTCCAACTTGGCTTTCGTCGCCAAGCCATCGTCGGGGTGGTGACCACCGGCGACAGCCAGAAGGTCGCGGAGACTCTGGAAGACTTCGAGGAGGTCGATTATCTCGTCACGACAACGGGTCGGTTCGACCTCCTTGTCGAGATCGTCTGTACCGACGACGATCACCTGTTAACCCTTTTGCACCAACGCATTCGGGCTATCAAAGGCGTCACTCACACGGAGACGTTCAACATCATGAAACTCAACAAGCAGCGCTACGACTGGGGAACTCGATGA
- a CDS encoding L-serine ammonia-lyase — protein sequence MALSVFDLYSIGIGPSSSHTVGPMRAARTFVEGLREDGELARVGRVKAELFGSLGATGHGHGSDKAVLLGMEGEAPESVDTNTADDRVAAIKGDRKVWLAGTHKIGFTPDKDLIMHRRKSLPTHPNGMTFHAFNGAGELIRQRTYFSVGGGFVVDETATGADRVVQDDTELPLYFTTGAQLLEICEREQLTVSEVMLRNERVWRSDKEIRDGLLEIWAVMVECVNNGYRHEGTLPGGLKVPRRAPQLHRELTQGSRGEDPLSVMDWVNLYALAVNEENASGGRVVTAPTNGAAGIIPAVLHYYVHFVRGADEAGIVKFLLTAAAIGILFKENASISGAEVGCQGEVGSACAMASGALCEVMGGSPAQVENAAEIGIEHNLGLTCDPVGGLVQIPCIERNAIASVKAINAARLAYGGSGVHTVSLDKAIKTMRDTGRDMSVKYKETARGGLAVNVIEC from the coding sequence ATGGCTCTCAGCGTTTTTGATTTGTACTCGATCGGCATTGGACCCTCGTCCTCACACACGGTCGGTCCGATGCGCGCGGCACGAACTTTCGTCGAGGGCCTTCGCGAGGATGGCGAGTTGGCGCGAGTCGGGCGCGTCAAGGCCGAGCTTTTCGGCTCGCTCGGCGCGACAGGTCACGGGCATGGGTCGGATAAAGCCGTTCTGCTCGGGATGGAGGGCGAGGCCCCGGAGTCAGTGGACACGAACACCGCCGATGACCGCGTGGCCGCCATCAAGGGTGACCGGAAGGTTTGGTTGGCCGGTACGCACAAGATCGGATTCACTCCCGACAAGGACCTCATCATGCATCGGCGCAAGTCGTTGCCGACCCATCCCAACGGGATGACCTTTCACGCCTTCAACGGCGCAGGCGAACTGATTCGTCAGCGGACGTACTTCTCGGTCGGTGGCGGATTCGTGGTGGACGAGACCGCCACGGGAGCCGACCGCGTAGTGCAGGACGACACCGAGTTGCCGCTGTACTTCACCACCGGCGCACAGCTGCTAGAGATTTGCGAGCGAGAGCAACTGACGGTCAGCGAAGTCATGCTTCGCAATGAACGAGTATGGCGCTCTGACAAGGAAATTCGCGATGGACTCCTTGAAATTTGGGCGGTCATGGTCGAGTGCGTCAACAATGGTTACCGCCACGAGGGCACCCTGCCTGGGGGCCTGAAGGTGCCTCGGCGGGCGCCGCAATTGCATCGGGAACTCACCCAGGGATCGCGCGGCGAGGATCCGCTGAGCGTCATGGACTGGGTCAATCTGTATGCCCTCGCGGTCAACGAGGAGAACGCTTCCGGTGGACGTGTCGTGACCGCCCCGACCAACGGTGCCGCGGGGATCATTCCTGCGGTACTGCACTACTACGTCCACTTCGTACGCGGCGCGGACGAGGCGGGCATCGTGAAATTCCTGCTGACCGCGGCCGCCATCGGCATCCTGTTCAAGGAGAATGCCTCGATCTCGGGCGCAGAGGTCGGGTGCCAAGGCGAGGTGGGGTCAGCGTGCGCGATGGCATCCGGTGCGCTGTGCGAGGTGATGGGCGGGTCTCCGGCTCAGGTCGAGAATGCGGCCGAGATCGGCATCGAACACAACCTGGGCCTGACCTGTGATCCGGTGGGCGGTTTGGTCCAGATCCCGTGCATCGAGCGCAATGCGATCGCTTCAGTGAAGGCGATCAACGCCGCCCGACTGGCCTATGGCGGCAGCGGTGTTCATACCGTCTCGCTCGACAAAGCCATCAAGACGATGCGCGACACCGGTCGGGATATGTCCGTGAAGTACAAGGAGACAGCCCGTGGCGGTCTCGCGGTCAACGTCATCGAATGCTGA
- a CDS encoding MauE/DoxX family redox-associated membrane protein → MNSGVAVLAEVATATALGLSGVAQLASPAAHHAALRSLRLHRTLSTALAARLWAVAEVAVALTVLASPAPWSGIAAIAAVGMFLVFIVVLGRALRFEEPAHCACFGRFDDQPVGPATLTRAFGLLALSVIGLSGSQNGSVIQRASNLTSPDAGLLQLGLLLAGAIVVLEVMARQRHRTPIAAAPPSEPTSDVLPEAYLLDLFGARHDVRTLVHEDRAVLIFLSTTCSACLAVAHEVPTWREDLRSHGVDLRVVIADAPGAALGHFPQLGAYLHQDEGEALADHLGLDILPAAVYVGRDGKPEVSDGPAEGTHAIATLVKNALTHAQRAPHSLDVDGHR, encoded by the coding sequence ATGAACTCCGGAGTCGCGGTTCTGGCTGAGGTGGCCACCGCGACAGCGCTCGGCCTCAGCGGCGTCGCGCAGCTCGCCAGCCCCGCAGCACATCACGCCGCACTACGCTCGCTACGGCTGCACCGCACCCTCAGCACCGCTTTGGCGGCCCGGCTCTGGGCTGTCGCTGAGGTTGCTGTCGCGCTGACCGTGCTCGCCTCCCCCGCGCCATGGTCGGGAATCGCAGCCATCGCTGCCGTGGGCATGTTCCTGGTGTTCATCGTGGTGCTGGGTCGCGCGCTGCGCTTCGAGGAACCCGCGCACTGTGCCTGCTTCGGCCGGTTCGACGATCAGCCTGTGGGTCCGGCAACGCTCACGCGTGCGTTCGGACTGCTCGCCTTGAGCGTGATCGGGCTCTCGGGGTCTCAGAACGGGTCGGTCATACAGCGTGCGAGCAACCTGACCTCCCCCGATGCGGGGCTCCTCCAATTGGGCTTGCTGCTGGCCGGCGCCATCGTGGTGCTCGAGGTGATGGCACGCCAGCGCCACCGCACGCCGATCGCCGCCGCGCCACCGTCTGAGCCAACGTCGGACGTACTCCCCGAGGCCTATCTGCTCGATCTCTTTGGTGCGCGACACGACGTACGCACCCTGGTCCATGAGGACCGCGCGGTCCTGATTTTCTTGAGCACTACCTGTTCAGCATGTCTAGCAGTCGCTCACGAGGTGCCGACGTGGCGAGAAGATCTGCGCTCGCACGGTGTTGACCTTCGCGTCGTGATCGCAGATGCACCCGGCGCGGCTCTTGGACACTTTCCTCAACTGGGCGCCTACTTGCACCAGGACGAGGGCGAGGCTCTGGCTGACCACCTTGGTCTGGACATTCTCCCCGCGGCGGTCTATGTCGGCCGGGACGGAAAACCGGAAGTCTCCGATGGCCCCGCCGAAGGCACGCACGCCATAGCCACCTTGGTCAAGAACGCGCTGACTCACGCCCAGCGTGCCCCGCACTCACTCGACGTCGACGGTCATCGATGA
- a CDS encoding WXG100 family type VII secretion target has product MSYSVNPSELQDISGRAVGAVGDLESVPTDLGRLLRAVGEASGSPVVAAAALSAARRWQPAAEGMVREARGLARGLGAVGAQYEATERAQGQRFGTSP; this is encoded by the coding sequence ATGTCCTATTCGGTGAATCCGTCTGAATTGCAAGATATCTCAGGCCGAGCGGTCGGTGCCGTTGGTGACCTCGAGAGCGTGCCCACGGACTTGGGGCGACTGCTACGCGCGGTGGGTGAGGCGTCGGGCAGCCCCGTGGTCGCGGCCGCAGCCTTGAGCGCAGCTCGCCGTTGGCAGCCTGCGGCCGAAGGCATGGTGCGCGAAGCACGAGGGCTCGCACGGGGGCTGGGTGCGGTAGGTGCCCAGTACGAGGCAACCGAAAGAGCGCAAGGTCAACGGTTCGGGACGTCCCCATGA
- the dxr gene encoding 1-deoxy-D-xylulose-5-phosphate reductoisomerase, which produces MTVTPRTIALLGSTGSIGTQALQLVAAHPDRFRVTALAAGGRNLDLVAQQALETRAELVGVARGEVTELTERITTLAREAGGGAYRPEIVVGEDAARAVAASGADVVLNGITGSIGLRPTIAALQAGSTLALANKESLIVGGPIVKHLARPGQVVPVDSEHSAIAQCLRTGSRDEVRRLVLTASGGPFRGRSLDELTEVTPQQALAHPNFAMGKVITTNSATLVNKGLEVIEAHLLFDVSYDNIEVVVHPQQLIHSMVEFVDGAVVAQLGLPTMLVPIALGMGWPDRVPEAETPIDWSQAADWRFEPLDDRAFPAVRLARQVGVAGATFPAVYNAANEECVEAFHDGRLGFPDIIRTVARVVEQHSVEGGELTVEQVLLAEQWARDEAQRLLSQA; this is translated from the coding sequence GTGACTGTTACGCCTCGCACCATTGCCCTGCTCGGCTCGACCGGGTCAATCGGGACCCAAGCTCTTCAGCTTGTCGCCGCTCACCCAGACCGGTTTCGGGTGACAGCGCTGGCTGCCGGTGGTCGCAATCTTGACCTCGTAGCCCAGCAAGCGCTCGAGACCAGAGCCGAACTCGTCGGTGTCGCCCGCGGTGAGGTGACCGAGCTCACCGAGCGGATCACGACTCTGGCTCGTGAGGCGGGGGGCGGGGCATACCGTCCGGAGATTGTCGTGGGCGAGGACGCGGCGCGCGCCGTGGCCGCGAGCGGCGCTGATGTCGTCCTGAACGGGATCACCGGGTCCATTGGCCTGCGTCCCACTATCGCGGCCTTGCAGGCAGGTTCCACCTTGGCACTGGCCAACAAGGAATCGCTGATCGTCGGAGGCCCGATCGTCAAGCACCTGGCGCGGCCCGGCCAGGTCGTCCCCGTGGACTCCGAGCACAGCGCCATCGCGCAGTGCCTGCGCACCGGAAGCCGGGACGAGGTTCGCCGGCTCGTCCTCACGGCCAGCGGGGGACCGTTCCGCGGACGTAGTCTGGACGAGCTCACCGAGGTCACGCCGCAGCAGGCGCTCGCGCACCCCAACTTTGCGATGGGCAAGGTCATCACGACGAACTCTGCGACCTTGGTCAACAAGGGTCTCGAAGTGATTGAGGCACACCTCCTCTTCGATGTGTCCTACGACAACATCGAGGTCGTGGTCCACCCCCAGCAACTCATTCACTCCATGGTGGAGTTCGTCGACGGTGCCGTAGTCGCGCAACTCGGGTTGCCGACCATGCTGGTGCCGATCGCCTTGGGCATGGGGTGGCCAGATCGGGTGCCCGAGGCGGAGACGCCGATTGACTGGAGTCAGGCCGCCGACTGGAGGTTCGAACCGCTGGACGACCGTGCCTTTCCCGCGGTACGCCTGGCGCGTCAGGTCGGCGTAGCGGGGGCGACCTTCCCAGCGGTCTACAACGCGGCGAACGAAGAATGTGTCGAAGCCTTCCATGACGGTCGCCTCGGTTTCCCGGACATCATCAGGACCGTCGCACGCGTCGTCGAGCAGCACTCCGTCGAAGGCGGAGAGCTCACCGTCGAACAGGTCCTCCTCGCCGAGCAGTGGGCGCGCGATGAGGCCCAGCGCTTGCTCAGCCAGGCGTGA
- a CDS encoding M50 family metallopeptidase, with product MYLLGVLLMALGVALSIALHELGHLIPAKKFGVRVTQYMVGFGPTVWARRRGETEYGIKAVPLGGYIRMIGMLPPRPQDKPGQLRTASTGRVSQMADRAREDSFDEIGEDDGDRVFYKLPVWKKVVIMMGGPTVNLVIAAVLLVVIACGVGLPEQKSANVAGVNECLPVTVAAGEKAPKCTADNRSPAWKAGLKPGDEFVSVAGEPVTTSQGVTEIIRDRAEQAIPVVVERDGKEVTLSVTPVTREMPKQDDNGQQVLTMSGEPVMENVGLIGTSIGGTFVTERRPLTEGPAIVADGLKQTASVFLKIPQKMVGVAHAAFSDGQRDANGPISVVGVGRVAGEVTDEADSAKSVAVVLLMILASLNLALFVFNMIPLLPLDGGHIAGALWEGVKRTIARARGIEGPVYADVTKALPVAYGVSIVLVVMSVLLIYADIVNPISLN from the coding sequence ATGTATCTGCTTGGGGTCCTGCTCATGGCGCTTGGGGTAGCCCTGTCGATCGCGCTTCACGAGTTGGGCCACCTCATACCGGCGAAAAAGTTCGGCGTCCGGGTGACCCAGTACATGGTCGGTTTTGGTCCGACTGTGTGGGCGCGCCGCCGGGGTGAAACCGAGTACGGCATCAAGGCCGTTCCCTTGGGTGGATATATCCGGATGATCGGGATGCTCCCGCCTCGGCCGCAGGACAAGCCCGGCCAACTCCGTACGGCCTCCACCGGGCGGGTCTCCCAAATGGCCGACCGGGCGCGCGAAGACTCCTTCGACGAGATCGGGGAGGACGACGGCGACCGGGTTTTCTACAAACTGCCGGTCTGGAAGAAGGTCGTCATCATGATGGGCGGGCCGACCGTCAACCTGGTGATTGCCGCAGTGCTCCTGGTCGTGATCGCCTGCGGTGTCGGACTGCCGGAGCAGAAGAGCGCCAACGTCGCTGGCGTCAATGAATGCCTCCCGGTCACCGTGGCAGCCGGCGAGAAAGCTCCCAAATGCACCGCCGACAACCGCTCACCAGCGTGGAAGGCTGGCCTGAAGCCGGGCGATGAATTCGTTTCTGTTGCAGGCGAGCCCGTGACGACGTCGCAGGGAGTCACCGAGATCATCAGGGATCGCGCCGAGCAGGCAATCCCCGTCGTGGTCGAGCGTGACGGCAAGGAGGTCACCTTGTCGGTGACCCCGGTGACCCGCGAGATGCCTAAGCAGGACGACAACGGCCAGCAGGTGCTCACGATGTCCGGGGAGCCGGTCATGGAGAACGTCGGGCTGATCGGAACCTCAATCGGCGGCACTTTCGTCACCGAGCGTCGACCGCTGACCGAAGGCCCCGCGATCGTGGCGGACGGTCTCAAACAGACCGCGTCGGTCTTCCTGAAGATCCCGCAGAAAATGGTGGGGGTGGCCCACGCCGCGTTCTCCGATGGGCAGCGGGACGCCAACGGACCGATATCGGTCGTCGGCGTGGGGCGCGTTGCTGGTGAGGTGACCGACGAAGCCGATTCGGCCAAGAGCGTGGCCGTTGTGCTCCTCATGATTCTCGCGTCGCTCAACCTGGCCCTGTTTGTGTTCAACATGATTCCGTTGCTCCCGCTCGATGGAGGACATATCGCGGGGGCGCTGTGGGAGGGCGTCAAGCGGACCATTGCGAGGGCGCGAGGCATCGAGGGTCCGGTCTATGCCGACGTGACCAAGGCGCTGCCAGTGGCGTATGGCGTCTCCATCGTCCTGGTGGTGATGTCGGTGCTGTTGATCTATGCGGATATCGTCAACCCGATCTCGCTCAACTAG
- a CDS encoding S66 peptidase family protein, with translation MFVAPAAGLKPAPLRAGSRVAMVAASGPPLAERLAYGLEVLQDWGLEVDVLSSCSAPAEPFEYLAGTDAARAEDLTTALTDPSYEAVFLAKGGYGAQRTLEHLDWADLAARQPTPRHVVGFSDVTAIQEGALRHLGWASLHAAMPATTYFSMPRAVGSLWAQLFKPESVGVLHFADAVPVVDGVAEGVVVGGCATLIASSLATDTGLSARGAILFLEDVDEELFRLDRVFTHLRRSGYLDGVRGILTGSFEECGDPALVQKLLVDRFGDLGVPVLTGADIGHGVALQALPIGLTARLDTSQRELAFV, from the coding sequence ATGTTTGTCGCGCCCGCTGCAGGCTTGAAACCCGCTCCGCTCAGGGCCGGCTCGCGAGTCGCGATGGTGGCCGCGAGTGGTCCGCCGCTGGCTGAGCGGCTGGCGTACGGCCTTGAAGTGCTTCAGGATTGGGGCCTTGAGGTTGACGTCCTGTCCTCCTGTTCGGCACCGGCCGAGCCGTTTGAGTATCTCGCGGGCACGGATGCCGCGCGCGCCGAAGACCTCACGACGGCACTGACCGACCCGTCCTACGAGGCGGTGTTTCTGGCCAAGGGCGGATATGGCGCGCAGCGCACCTTGGAACACCTCGACTGGGCGGACCTCGCGGCCCGCCAGCCGACACCCCGACATGTTGTCGGGTTCTCCGACGTCACGGCGATCCAGGAAGGTGCGCTGCGTCATCTTGGGTGGGCGTCGCTGCACGCGGCTATGCCCGCGACGACGTACTTCTCCATGCCACGCGCCGTGGGCTCACTGTGGGCTCAGCTCTTCAAGCCCGAGTCGGTAGGCGTTCTGCACTTTGCTGACGCGGTTCCGGTCGTTGACGGCGTGGCCGAAGGTGTGGTCGTGGGCGGTTGCGCCACGTTGATCGCCAGTTCGCTGGCGACGGACACCGGGCTGTCCGCTCGGGGCGCCATCCTGTTCCTCGAAGATGTCGATGAAGAGCTATTCCGCCTTGATCGGGTCTTCACTCACTTGCGTCGCTCGGGCTATCTCGACGGCGTGCGGGGGATCCTGACGGGGAGTTTCGAGGAGTGTGGCGACCCGGCTCTCGTGCAGAAGTTGCTCGTCGATCGGTTCGGTGATCTTGGCGTCCCCGTGCTGACCGGTGCCGACATCGGCCACGGAGTGGCACTGCAGGCACTCCCGATCGGACTAACGGCACGGCTGGATACCTCGCAGCGTGAACTGGCGTTCGTGTGA
- the ispG gene encoding flavodoxin-dependent (E)-4-hydroxy-3-methylbut-2-enyl-diphosphate synthase yields the protein MSVSLGMPAAPPPVLAPRRKTRKIKVGKVDVGGDAPVSVQSMTTTPTTDINATLQQIAELTASGCDIVRVACPSADDAEALPAIAKKSQIPVIADIHFQPKYVFAAIDAGCAAVRVNPGNIRKFDDQVAQIAKEAKDAGVSIRIGVNAGSLDKRLLEKYGKPTPEALVESAVWEASLFEEHDFHDFKISVKHNDPVVMVRAYELLSERGDWPLHLGVTEAGPAFQGTIKSATAFGALLSKGIGDTIRVSLSAPPVEEVKVGNQILQSLNLRPRKLEIVSCPSCGRAQVDVYTLADEVTAGLEGMEVPLRVAVMGCVVNGPGEAREADLGVASGNGKGQIFVKGEVIKTVPESQIVETLIEEAMRIAEEIGEGEGAADGAGSPTVTVG from the coding sequence ATGAGCGTGTCCCTCGGAATGCCAGCTGCCCCGCCGCCTGTCCTCGCCCCGCGGCGCAAGACCCGCAAAATCAAGGTCGGCAAGGTCGACGTCGGCGGCGACGCGCCCGTCTCCGTGCAGTCGATGACGACGACCCCCACGACCGATATCAACGCCACGCTGCAGCAGATCGCCGAGCTCACCGCATCGGGATGTGACATCGTCCGGGTGGCCTGCCCGAGCGCTGATGACGCTGAAGCTTTGCCCGCCATTGCAAAGAAATCTCAGATCCCCGTGATCGCCGACATCCACTTCCAGCCGAAGTATGTCTTTGCGGCGATCGACGCCGGATGCGCGGCCGTACGCGTCAACCCTGGCAACATCCGCAAGTTCGACGACCAGGTCGCGCAGATCGCCAAGGAAGCCAAAGACGCGGGTGTCTCAATCCGCATTGGGGTCAACGCCGGGTCGCTAGACAAGCGGTTGCTGGAGAAGTACGGCAAGCCGACACCTGAGGCATTGGTCGAGTCCGCGGTGTGGGAAGCATCACTTTTTGAGGAACACGACTTCCACGATTTCAAGATCTCGGTCAAGCACAACGACCCGGTCGTCATGGTGCGAGCGTACGAACTCCTCTCCGAGCGCGGTGACTGGCCGTTGCACCTTGGAGTGACCGAGGCGGGCCCGGCTTTCCAGGGAACGATTAAGTCGGCGACTGCGTTCGGCGCGCTGCTGTCCAAGGGCATCGGCGACACCATCCGTGTCTCGCTGTCGGCGCCGCCCGTCGAAGAGGTCAAGGTCGGCAACCAGATCTTGCAGAGCCTCAATCTGCGCCCGCGCAAGCTGGAGATCGTGTCCTGCCCGTCATGTGGCCGCGCCCAGGTTGACGTCTACACCCTCGCCGATGAGGTCACTGCTGGCCTCGAAGGTATGGAGGTGCCGCTGCGCGTCGCCGTGATGGGCTGCGTGGTCAACGGTCCGGGCGAGGCACGTGAGGCCGACCTCGGGGTGGCATCCGGCAACGGCAAGGGCCAGATCTTCGTCAAGGGTGAGGTCATCAAAACCGTGCCCGAGAGTCAGATCGTTGAAACCCTCATCGAGGAAGCGATGCGTATCGCGGAGGAGATAGGTGAGGGCGAAGGCGCCGCTGACGGTGCCGGATCCCCGACTGTCACTGTCGGCTAG
- a CDS encoding DUF402 domain-containing protein, protein MPDLLPGARVHVDHQKWDGSPHWQNGDGRYLGTDQWGRWIGVFAGARIYRQGHEFTSDVDSVAVLPSAHWWAARFYDRPPAPDHDPDLVNVYVDICSVPQWHLEETPVRLSLIDLDLDVIRCGETTFIDDEDEFAEHQVSYGYPAAIVQRAEATAGEVLEQVTARTGPFATGVAERWFAALLGLPVN, encoded by the coding sequence ATGCCAGATCTACTCCCCGGCGCTCGCGTACACGTGGACCATCAGAAATGGGATGGGAGCCCACACTGGCAGAACGGCGACGGGCGTTATCTCGGTACGGACCAGTGGGGTCGGTGGATCGGGGTCTTCGCTGGCGCCCGGATCTATCGGCAGGGGCACGAGTTCACCAGCGACGTTGACTCCGTCGCGGTGCTGCCTTCGGCGCATTGGTGGGCGGCGCGTTTCTACGACCGGCCGCCGGCGCCAGACCACGACCCCGATCTAGTGAATGTCTATGTCGACATCTGCTCAGTACCGCAGTGGCACCTAGAAGAGACCCCCGTGCGCCTCTCGCTGATCGACCTCGATCTCGACGTCATCCGCTGCGGCGAGACGACGTTCATCGATGACGAGGACGAATTTGCCGAACATCAGGTGAGTTACGGCTACCCCGCAGCCATCGTCCAGCGCGCCGAGGCGACAGCTGGCGAAGTCCTGGAGCAAGTCACCGCCCGAACGGGACCCTTCGCGACCGGTGTGGCCGAGCGATGGTTTGCCGCCCTCCTCGGTCTGCCGGTCAACTAG
- a CDS encoding metal-sensitive transcriptional regulator, whose product MSEHQHGYIGNKDDYLRRLKRIEGQARGLQRMVEEEKYCIDILTQVSAMTKALQSVSLGLLEEHLSHCVVDAAKQGGDEADAKVKEASEAIARLVRS is encoded by the coding sequence ATGAGCGAGCACCAGCACGGCTACATCGGCAACAAAGACGACTACCTGCGCCGGTTGAAGCGCATTGAGGGCCAGGCCCGCGGTCTGCAGCGCATGGTCGAGGAGGAGAAGTACTGCATCGACATCCTCACCCAGGTGTCGGCCATGACGAAGGCGCTGCAGTCGGTGTCCCTCGGCTTGTTGGAGGAGCACTTGAGCCATTGCGTCGTCGATGCGGCCAAGCAAGGCGGCGACGAGGCTGACGCCAAGGTGAAGGAAGCCTCCGAGGCCATTGCCAGGCTCGTCCGTTCCTGA
- a CDS encoding heavy-metal-associated domain-containing protein, with amino-acid sequence MNTATYTVTGMTCSHCAASVTEEITDIAGVTAVEVDVESGLVTVTSDAPVDDTSVRSAVEEAGYQVAP; translated from the coding sequence ATGAATACCGCCACCTACACCGTCACTGGCATGACCTGCAGTCACTGCGCTGCGTCCGTCACGGAAGAGATCACCGACATTGCGGGTGTGACCGCGGTGGAGGTCGACGTCGAGTCCGGACTCGTCACGGTCACCAGTGACGCACCCGTTGACGACACGAGCGTGCGAAGCGCTGTCGAGGAAGCTGGCTACCAGGTTGCGCCATGA